A portion of the Pelagibaculum spongiae genome contains these proteins:
- a CDS encoding STAS domain-containing protein, translated as MHTGQVLHTEQKGLCIIKFVGEIRFNLCSALDILVRQLFEQRPCEGVLVDLREADFLDSTALGLLAKITIASKKYNKPVPTLISPQPDINRVLQSLGFEKVFRVLETTDITPEALSDLYPIDEDPQQMGKRVLEAHQALMELNQQNAEVFADVVELLEKETR; from the coding sequence ATGCATACAGGGCAAGTACTCCACACTGAGCAAAAAGGACTTTGCATCATCAAGTTCGTTGGAGAAATCAGATTTAATCTGTGCAGCGCGCTAGATATTTTAGTGCGGCAATTGTTTGAGCAACGACCATGTGAAGGTGTACTGGTCGATCTTAGAGAAGCAGATTTCCTCGATTCAACTGCTTTGGGTTTATTGGCAAAAATCACCATTGCCAGTAAAAAATATAATAAACCAGTGCCAACACTTATTTCGCCACAACCAGATATTAATCGGGTATTACAAAGTCTCGGTTTTGAAAAAGTTTTCCGAGTGCTTGAAACTACGGATATTACGCCGGAAGCTTTAAGCGATTTATATCCAATTGATGAAGACCCACAACAGATGGGCAAACGAGTTCTAGAAGCGCATCAAGCGTTAATGGAATTAAACCAGCAAAATGCTGAAGTATTTGCTGATGTGGTTGAATTACTGGAAAAAGAAACTCGATAA
- a CDS encoding MlaA family lipoprotein yields MKHLKLAAIALSFSFLAGCATSGNPIDPYEGFNRSSYEITDAVDKAVLRPVAVTYQEWTPRPIRNSFSRFFGNLAEPLTIINDLLQFKLVQGASDTGRFLVNSTIGVLGLFDPASDFGLNKHSEDFGQTLAYWGYENSSFLFIPLLGPTTVRDGLGTVAGFALQTDPVGHISDTVPRVSTQVVRTVNLRSRLIAQESLLEGAIDPYLLLRDAWLQQRVFSIYDGDVPEDDDEEAWLDDESDEELEALGQ; encoded by the coding sequence ATGAAACATCTTAAACTTGCTGCTATCGCGCTAAGCTTTTCTTTTTTGGCAGGCTGTGCAACTTCAGGGAATCCGATTGATCCTTATGAAGGTTTTAACCGATCCTCCTATGAGATAACAGATGCAGTTGATAAGGCAGTGCTTCGACCTGTTGCAGTGACTTATCAAGAATGGACGCCAAGGCCGATTAGAAACAGCTTCAGCCGATTTTTTGGCAATTTGGCCGAGCCATTAACCATCATTAATGACTTGTTGCAGTTTAAGCTGGTGCAAGGTGCTTCTGATACCGGTCGTTTTCTTGTGAACAGTACGATTGGTGTTTTGGGATTGTTTGATCCAGCGAGTGATTTTGGTTTAAACAAGCACAGCGAAGACTTTGGGCAGACTTTAGCTTATTGGGGATATGAGAATTCATCTTTTTTGTTTATTCCACTGCTTGGCCCAACCACAGTTCGAGATGGATTGGGCACAGTAGCAGGTTTCGCATTACAGACTGATCCAGTAGGGCACATCAGTGACACCGTGCCAAGAGTGTCAACTCAGGTAGTGCGTACGGTAAATCTTAGAAGCAGACTGATTGCTCAAGAAAGCTTGCTGGAAGGCGCAATTGATCCATATTTATTGTTGAGAGATGCTTGGTTACAACAGAGAGTTTTTTCAATCTACGATGGTGATGTGCCTGAAGATGATGACGAAGAAGCTTGGCTGGATGATGAGTCGGATGAAGAGTTAGAAGCACTAGGTCAGTAA
- a CDS encoding PilZ domain-containing protein, which yields MSDETINQEKRAFFRMRIPGKVIIKPFNSDQPLQGKCINISANGLLFESATALNVNSEVEIEVYSADINVQPLITNALVIRCQLIADSSCYEIALKMDLPQSNKPIQ from the coding sequence ATGTCAGATGAAACAATAAATCAGGAAAAGCGCGCTTTTTTCCGGATGCGGATTCCAGGCAAGGTCATCATAAAGCCATTCAACAGCGACCAACCGCTGCAAGGAAAATGCATCAATATTAGTGCTAACGGTTTATTGTTTGAATCGGCAACTGCTTTGAATGTTAATTCAGAAGTTGAAATTGAAGTTTACAGTGCCGATATCAATGTTCAGCCATTGATAACCAACGCCTTAGTGATTCGATGCCAGCTAATAGCAGATTCATCATGTTATGAAATCGCACTAAAAATGGACCTTCCACAAAGCAACAAGCCGATCCAATAA
- a CDS encoding beta-ketoacyl-ACP synthase III translates to MSNVVISGSGLFVPGESVSNDQLVETFNQWVAQENQSRAEAASELPELSPSGSEFIFKASGIESRYLMDAKGVLSVDRMRPQFENRDNQQLSIQAEMGVKAALEALEQAGLKPEDVDAVIVACSNLQRAYPAIAIEIQSELSIDGYAYDMNVACSSATFGIQAARDAIANGSADRVLVINPEICSAHLNFRDRDSHFIFGDACTAVLLESEAQAIERKVPHWKILDISLKTNFSNNIRNNAGYLNPCEEPPRSQNDRLFIQQGRKVFKDVVPMVAAMIGAQLEKNSIESEGLNRMWLHQANINMNNLIAKKVLGREASKQEAPVILNEFANTSSAGSVIAFHRHNSDLPTGSVGLLCSFGAGYSVGSVLLSRSM, encoded by the coding sequence GTGAGCAATGTAGTTATCAGTGGCTCTGGCCTGTTCGTTCCTGGTGAGAGTGTCTCCAATGATCAGCTCGTCGAAACCTTTAACCAGTGGGTTGCACAAGAAAACCAGTCTCGAGCCGAGGCAGCATCTGAATTGCCTGAACTATCGCCCTCTGGAAGTGAATTCATTTTCAAGGCTTCGGGTATTGAAAGCCGTTATCTGATGGATGCCAAAGGGGTGCTGAGCGTTGATAGAATGCGTCCGCAGTTTGAAAATCGTGACAATCAGCAGTTATCTATTCAGGCAGAAATGGGCGTTAAAGCGGCTCTTGAAGCGTTAGAGCAAGCGGGTCTTAAGCCTGAAGATGTTGATGCGGTGATTGTTGCTTGTTCTAATTTACAACGGGCTTACCCAGCGATTGCGATTGAAATTCAAAGCGAATTATCGATTGATGGCTATGCCTACGATATGAACGTTGCTTGTTCTTCGGCGACTTTCGGTATTCAAGCGGCTAGAGATGCAATCGCTAACGGTTCAGCGGACAGGGTGTTGGTGATTAACCCTGAAATCTGCAGTGCCCATTTGAATTTTCGCGATAGAGATTCACACTTTATTTTTGGTGATGCCTGTACTGCAGTTCTGCTTGAGTCTGAAGCTCAAGCAATTGAACGGAAAGTACCCCATTGGAAAATTCTGGATATTTCATTAAAAACCAATTTCTCGAATAATATTCGCAACAATGCTGGCTATCTAAATCCTTGTGAAGAGCCACCAAGATCCCAAAATGATCGGTTGTTTATTCAGCAAGGTCGAAAAGTTTTTAAAGATGTTGTGCCAATGGTTGCGGCAATGATCGGTGCGCAATTAGAAAAAAATAGTATTGAGAGTGAAGGGTTAAATCGGATGTGGTTGCACCAAGCAAATATCAATATGAACAATTTGATTGCCAAGAAAGTTTTGGGCCGGGAAGCCAGTAAGCAAGAAGCCCCTGTTATTTTAAATGAATTTGCCAATACCAGTTCGGCAGGTTCAGTGATTGCTTTTCATCGCCATAATAGCGATTTACCGACTGGTAGTGTTGGTCTGCTCTGTTCATTCGGTGCCGGTTATTCGGTGGGAAGTGTATTGCTAAGTCGTAGCATGTAA
- a CDS encoding SpoIIE family protein phosphatase produces the protein MEFVEDCCTPARILTIDDEKVLRESIVAYLEDSGFEMMEASDGLKGLAAFRDNKPDLVLCDLRMPEMDGLDVLAVLQKESPETPVIMVSGAGILSDAVEALRLGAWDYLVKPIADMAVLEHAVRASLQKARLIKENNLYKARLEKANRELEESLKRLEEDQEAGRKVQMQLLPENGSLCGIDFTHRVIPSLYLSGDFVDYFKLSESQVAFYVADVSGHGASSAFVTVHLKTLFNEMMKQQDGVLEQPIELLTRLNNDVLESRLGKYLTMVYGVIDTESNVLKLGFAGHFPHPVFSTGGKARYIEQAGFPVGVFEGAEYMSLELELPDAFSLNIFSDGVLEVMQEQGLANKEAYLLGLVDQDNQTADQICQKLGVSDMDVPPDDITVLTIQRKG, from the coding sequence ATGGAGTTTGTCGAAGACTGTTGCACCCCAGCCAGAATTCTGACGATTGATGATGAAAAAGTACTTCGTGAAAGCATCGTTGCTTATTTGGAAGACAGCGGCTTTGAGATGATGGAAGCCTCTGATGGTCTGAAAGGTTTAGCGGCATTTCGCGATAACAAGCCAGACTTGGTGTTATGTGACTTGCGCATGCCGGAAATGGACGGTTTGGATGTATTGGCTGTTCTGCAAAAAGAATCACCTGAAACACCGGTGATTATGGTTTCCGGGGCAGGCATTTTATCTGATGCAGTTGAAGCTTTGCGGCTAGGTGCTTGGGATTATCTAGTTAAACCAATAGCCGATATGGCAGTGCTCGAACATGCAGTGAGAGCATCATTGCAAAAAGCTCGCCTGATTAAAGAGAATAATCTTTATAAAGCGCGCTTGGAAAAAGCCAACCGAGAATTAGAAGAAAGTCTGAAGCGGCTGGAAGAAGATCAGGAAGCAGGGCGCAAGGTTCAAATGCAATTGCTGCCAGAAAACGGCAGTTTGTGCGGCATAGACTTCACGCATAGAGTGATACCATCGCTTTATCTTAGTGGCGATTTCGTTGATTATTTCAAGTTGTCCGAGTCTCAAGTTGCCTTTTATGTGGCAGATGTTTCTGGTCATGGTGCTTCGTCTGCGTTTGTCACAGTCCATCTAAAAACACTCTTTAATGAGATGATGAAGCAACAAGATGGGGTGCTTGAACAACCTATCGAATTGCTAACACGCTTAAATAACGATGTTTTAGAGTCTCGTTTAGGCAAGTACCTCACCATGGTTTATGGTGTGATTGATACTGAAAGCAATGTTCTTAAATTAGGTTTTGCAGGGCATTTCCCGCATCCGGTTTTTTCTACCGGTGGTAAAGCAAGATACATTGAGCAGGCAGGTTTCCCGGTCGGTGTATTTGAAGGCGCGGAATACATGTCGCTGGAACTAGAATTACCTGATGCTTTCAGTTTGAATATTTTCTCTGATGGCGTTTTAGAAGTTATGCAAGAGCAGGGTTTAGCCAATAAAGAAGCTTATTTATTGGGATTAGTTGACCAAGATAATCAAACAGCCGATCAAATATGTCAAAAGCTAGGTGTGAGCGATATGGATGTGCCGCCGGATGACATTACGGTTCTGACGATTCAAAGAAAGGGGTGA
- a CDS encoding YiiD C-terminal domain-containing protein yields the protein MSLKQLKNKILSWGVSLGIRQQIPLLSKISPCLESYDDHKLVVKVPLKKLTANPYKSMYFGALSMGAEMAAGLPVMLYMRKKKIKVSMVMRDVQGEFIKAARADVHFCCAEVAALNHLVDLAIETGKRQQLVALVEARCPSLDSELVAKFAFTVSVKAA from the coding sequence ATGAGCCTTAAGCAATTAAAAAATAAGATTCTTTCCTGGGGGGTCTCCTTGGGTATTCGTCAGCAGATCCCCTTGCTTTCAAAAATATCACCTTGTTTAGAATCCTATGATGATCACAAGCTAGTGGTAAAAGTGCCGCTCAAAAAACTGACAGCTAATCCTTATAAAAGTATGTATTTTGGTGCGTTATCTATGGGCGCTGAGATGGCAGCCGGTTTGCCGGTGATGCTTTATATGCGCAAGAAAAAAATTAAGGTTTCGATGGTAATGCGTGATGTGCAGGGCGAGTTTATCAAGGCTGCCCGGGCTGATGTTCATTTTTGTTGTGCCGAAGTTGCCGCATTAAATCATTTGGTTGATCTGGCAATTGAAACAGGTAAACGCCAGCAATTAGTTGCTTTGGTTGAAGCGCGTTGTCCGAGCCTTGATTCTGAATTAGTGGCTAAGTTCGCATTTACCGTGTCAGTCAAAGCGGCCTGA
- a CDS encoding BatD family protein, with protein MVSRSINLLFLFGILLFCAQASAANPVASATADRSNITLGESLILTIRVEGEAIYGSNPDLSPLQNSFHLLGQNQSSEMRNINGKVSQQIRWQVTLEPKKAGIITIPAISIGNLTTRPSQIRVAMPDPALAGESRELFMTLESSTDKAWPGQQISLTLKVYSRVNLNRLQNGELSVDNATLEQIGEQTSYNTKIEGETYRVRQINYALFTEQAGILTIPELPLAAETGSRLRRGRVIRTSSPAFEIEVVEKPDNFPSDWWIASPELRFELNLPKQNDWQVGQAVTATLDLIGFGVKAEQLPPINWQPTEDFRAYPEPEQLDNFISDNLFTGRKQLKVALIPNKAGQLQLPELSIPFWNTQTGALDYARLAAKTVVINPATTVIAAPELPTKPSVEVRQFTISVFALLWPLTLLGWWFDRRRLKKRIGKSVMQTASNSHSLSINSANAYLKDLLQACRNGQPQQAYQALLVWLKQQNQFKNVNSLAELAAYDSEVAKEIARLQQVLYAANPLAENASWDGKQAEQIFKRCFTRADSKQNSPVLPPLYPEATSESRR; from the coding sequence ATGGTAAGCCGATCGATTAATCTATTATTTTTATTCGGTATATTATTGTTTTGCGCTCAAGCCTCTGCGGCAAACCCTGTTGCATCGGCCACTGCCGATAGGAGCAATATCACCCTCGGTGAGAGCTTAATTTTAACTATTAGAGTGGAAGGTGAAGCAATTTATGGTAGCAACCCTGATTTATCGCCACTGCAAAACAGCTTTCATTTATTAGGGCAAAACCAGTCCAGTGAAATGCGTAATATTAATGGCAAGGTGTCGCAACAAATTCGTTGGCAAGTAACACTGGAACCCAAAAAAGCCGGCATTATTACCATTCCGGCAATATCGATTGGTAATTTAACCACCCGCCCCAGCCAAATTCGAGTCGCAATGCCCGACCCAGCATTAGCCGGCGAAAGCCGTGAGCTGTTTATGACATTGGAAAGCTCAACCGATAAGGCCTGGCCAGGACAACAAATTAGCTTAACCCTTAAAGTGTATAGCCGGGTTAATCTGAACCGGTTACAAAATGGCGAGCTATCGGTCGATAATGCCACGCTTGAGCAAATCGGTGAACAAACTAGCTATAACACCAAAATTGAAGGTGAAACCTATCGGGTGAGGCAAATTAACTACGCATTGTTTACCGAACAAGCGGGCATATTAACTATTCCTGAACTGCCATTGGCTGCTGAAACCGGCAGTCGTTTACGCCGTGGTAGAGTGATTCGCACATCTAGCCCAGCATTTGAAATTGAAGTCGTGGAAAAACCAGATAATTTTCCAAGTGATTGGTGGATAGCATCTCCCGAATTAAGATTTGAATTAAATTTACCTAAGCAAAATGATTGGCAAGTGGGCCAAGCAGTTACCGCTACATTAGATTTAATTGGATTTGGGGTTAAAGCTGAGCAATTACCGCCGATTAATTGGCAGCCAACTGAAGATTTCCGTGCTTACCCAGAACCAGAGCAGCTAGATAATTTTATTAGTGATAATTTATTTACCGGTCGCAAGCAATTAAAAGTAGCCTTAATTCCAAATAAAGCCGGGCAATTACAATTACCTGAGCTGAGCATTCCCTTTTGGAACACCCAAACAGGGGCGCTTGACTATGCTCGGCTAGCTGCAAAAACGGTGGTTATTAATCCAGCGACTACAGTTATTGCCGCACCAGAATTACCGACCAAGCCATCGGTGGAAGTTCGCCAATTCACTATTTCAGTATTTGCGCTACTGTGGCCGCTAACACTGCTAGGTTGGTGGTTTGATCGACGACGATTAAAAAAACGTATCGGCAAATCTGTTATGCAAACTGCATCAAATAGCCATTCTTTATCGATCAATTCGGCGAATGCTTATCTGAAAGATTTATTGCAGGCTTGCCGAAATGGTCAACCACAGCAAGCTTATCAAGCATTGTTAGTTTGGTTAAAACAGCAAAACCAGTTTAAAAATGTCAATAGTCTGGCAGAACTGGCCGCTTATGATAGTGAGGTGGCAAAAGAAATTGCCAGACTGCAGCAGGTTCTTTACGCTGCTAATCCGCTCGCAGAAAATGCCAGTTGGGATGGTAAGCAAGCGGAACAAATATTTAAGCGCTGCTTTACACGAGCCGATAGCAAACAGAATTCGCCAGTGCTTCCCCCTCTCTATCCGGAAGCAACGTCAGAATCACGGAGATAA
- the tal gene encoding transaldolase — MSKLQQISTQSKIVADTADVEAIKQHKPTDATTNPSLVLAYISKPENQTRIKNAIEKAKAQAGDKNAQLQYAQDWLATSIGAEITQIIEGRISTEVDARLSFDTEKTIAQGLRLIEHYKNHGVSSERVLIKVAATWQGIQAAAQLEKEGIHCNLTLVFHAAQAQACGERGITLISPFVGRILDWYKANTDVEYTAENDPGVISVSRIWQLYQQKGFTTEVMAASFRNTGEVEALSGCTCLTISPGLLSELSQSQDQPASQLNRELAPLEAMDTSNQASFTWLMNEDPMATEKLAEGIRKFAVDQRKLESLILASW; from the coding sequence ATGAGCAAATTACAGCAAATTTCGACTCAGTCGAAAATTGTAGCTGACACCGCTGATGTTGAGGCGATCAAACAACATAAACCAACTGATGCAACAACCAACCCAAGTTTGGTACTGGCGTATATTAGCAAGCCAGAAAATCAAACGCGGATTAAAAATGCGATTGAAAAAGCCAAGGCACAAGCCGGCGATAAAAATGCTCAATTACAATATGCACAAGATTGGTTAGCCACTAGCATTGGCGCTGAAATCACTCAGATTATCGAAGGACGTATTTCAACAGAAGTCGATGCTCGACTGTCTTTTGATACTGAAAAAACCATCGCGCAGGGTCTTCGTTTAATTGAACACTATAAAAACCACGGCGTGTCATCTGAGCGCGTTCTTATTAAAGTTGCCGCCACTTGGCAAGGCATTCAAGCCGCAGCTCAATTAGAAAAAGAAGGCATTCACTGTAACCTGACGTTGGTTTTCCATGCCGCTCAGGCACAAGCTTGTGGCGAACGAGGCATTACGCTGATTTCACCCTTTGTAGGCAGAATTCTCGATTGGTACAAAGCCAATACTGATGTTGAGTACACCGCAGAAAATGATCCTGGGGTGATTTCAGTCAGTCGTATCTGGCAGCTGTATCAGCAAAAAGGGTTTACTACAGAAGTGATGGCAGCAAGCTTTCGCAACACCGGCGAAGTGGAAGCATTGTCTGGCTGCACTTGCCTGACGATCAGCCCTGGCCTGCTCAGCGAATTGAGCCAGAGCCAAGATCAACCTGCCAGCCAATTAAACCGTGAACTGGCACCATTAGAAGCAATGGATACCAGTAATCAGGCGAGCTTTACTTGGCTGATGAACGAAGACCCTATGGCCACCGAGAAACTGGCTGAAGGTATCCGAAAATTTGCAGTCGATCAGCGCAAGCTGGAGAGTCTGATACTCGCCAGCTGGTAA